In Arsenicicoccus dermatophilus, a genomic segment contains:
- a CDS encoding M4 family metallopeptidase, translated as MKQITLGASFALACAAALAPVVVVGAHAADGDGPDRATVLVAPDSRASLVSSAQADQGDLVSALGLTSDDSFKVKDVLKDTDGSTHVRVDRFFKGVKVVGGDLIVHRDKSGKVTGHDGMFTGKITVDLQPAVDKGAAQAKGLAAAKAFNGAESKERGLAAPKGLQNAANAGNTLVIHVDDKGTQKLAYEVKTTGITADRTPSRIKSYIDADTGAPITSYDEIAQGSGNGIFVGDVELKTTKEGGNYLLKNPETGNYSTDSKNAKTDGTPFTDADDKWGSGSNSDRQSAAADAQYGADKTFEYYKNVMGRNGIWNNGKGARSRVHYDNNFTNAFWDGRQMTYGDGAGNNAPLTEIDVAAHEMSHGVTENTAGLAYEGDAGGLNESTSDIFGVAVEFYAALPKDKPDYYMGELINLRGDGTPLRYMDKPSKDGRSYDCWSSSVASADPHFSSGPGNHWFYLASEGSGAKTINGVKYDSPTCNNSTVTGAGRENIEKVWYRTLSTKLTSTSNYKAAREGAIKSAIELYGENSQVCKSVEAAYNAISVPAGTAKCGTGTPTPAPTGTAKPTGAPTTAPTSAPTTAPTSAPTTAPTGAPTVKPTGAPTTAPTSAPTTAPTGAPTVTPTGAPTGTPTTVPTTPAPGGNVVVNGDFEAGQRGWLGQSGPVNNNAGRPAHSGSWKLWLGGNGHPSIDQVQQTVTVPAGSPKLTYWVAIDTAETSSLVGFDRAQVMVNNTPVASYSNMDKTSGYVQKTVDLTAYAGKRVTLTFRALEDYGKQTSFVFDDVSVG; from the coding sequence ATGAAGCAGATCACCCTCGGCGCGAGCTTTGCCCTCGCCTGCGCCGCAGCCCTCGCACCGGTCGTCGTCGTCGGCGCCCACGCTGCGGACGGCGACGGACCCGACCGGGCGACGGTCCTGGTCGCTCCCGACTCCCGTGCCTCCCTCGTCTCCTCCGCCCAGGCCGACCAGGGTGATCTGGTGTCCGCCCTCGGCCTCACCTCCGACGACTCCTTCAAGGTCAAGGACGTCCTCAAGGACACCGACGGCTCGACCCACGTCCGCGTCGACCGCTTCTTCAAGGGTGTCAAGGTCGTCGGTGGCGACCTGATCGTCCACCGTGACAAGTCGGGCAAGGTCACCGGCCACGACGGCATGTTCACCGGCAAGATCACCGTGGACCTGCAGCCCGCCGTCGACAAGGGCGCCGCCCAGGCCAAGGGTCTGGCCGCCGCCAAGGCGTTCAACGGCGCCGAGTCCAAGGAGCGCGGTCTGGCCGCCCCCAAGGGTCTGCAGAACGCCGCCAACGCCGGCAACACCCTGGTCATCCACGTCGACGACAAGGGCACCCAGAAGCTCGCCTACGAGGTCAAGACCACCGGTATCACCGCCGACCGGACCCCCTCGCGCATCAAGTCCTACATCGACGCCGACACCGGCGCCCCGATCACCTCCTACGACGAGATCGCCCAGGGCTCCGGCAACGGCATCTTCGTGGGTGACGTCGAGCTCAAGACCACCAAGGAGGGCGGCAACTACCTCCTCAAGAACCCCGAGACGGGGAACTACTCGACCGACTCCAAGAACGCCAAGACGGACGGCACCCCGTTCACGGACGCCGACGACAAGTGGGGCAGCGGCTCCAACTCCGACCGTCAGAGCGCCGCCGCGGACGCCCAGTACGGTGCGGACAAGACCTTCGAGTACTACAAGAACGTCATGGGCCGCAACGGCATCTGGAACAACGGCAAGGGCGCCCGCTCGCGCGTCCACTACGACAACAACTTCACCAACGCCTTCTGGGACGGACGCCAGATGACCTACGGCGACGGTGCGGGCAACAACGCGCCGCTGACCGAGATCGACGTCGCCGCCCACGAGATGAGCCACGGTGTCACCGAGAACACCGCCGGTCTGGCCTACGAGGGCGACGCCGGTGGTCTGAACGAGTCCACCTCGGACATCTTCGGTGTCGCGGTGGAGTTCTACGCGGCGCTCCCGAAGGACAAGCCGGACTACTACATGGGCGAGCTGATCAACCTGCGGGGCGACGGCACCCCGCTGCGCTACATGGACAAGCCCTCCAAGGACGGCCGTTCCTACGACTGCTGGTCCTCGAGCGTGGCCAGCGCCGACCCGCACTTCTCGTCCGGCCCGGGCAACCACTGGTTCTACCTGGCCTCCGAGGGCTCCGGCGCCAAGACCATCAACGGCGTGAAGTACGACAGCCCGACCTGCAACAACTCCACGGTGACCGGCGCCGGCCGCGAGAACATCGAGAAGGTGTGGTACCGCACCCTGTCGACCAAGCTCACCTCGACGTCCAACTACAAGGCCGCTCGTGAGGGTGCCATCAAGTCGGCCATCGAGCTGTACGGCGAGAACAGCCAGGTCTGCAAGTCGGTCGAGGCCGCCTACAACGCGATCTCGGTCCCCGCGGGCACCGCCAAGTGCGGCACCGGCACCCCGACCCCGGCCCCCACCGGCACGGCCAAGCCGACCGGCGCCCCCACCACGGCGCCCACGAGCGCTCCGACGACGGCGCCCACGAGCGCTCCGACGACGGCGCCCACGGGTGCCCCGACGGTCAAGCCGACCGGCGCCCCCACCACGGCGCCCACGAGCGCTCCGACGACGGCGCCCACGGGTGCCCCGACGGTCACGCCGACCGGTGCTCCGACGGGCACCCCCACCACCGTGCCCACCACGCCGGCTCCCGGTGGCAACGTCGTGGTCAACGGTGACTTCGAGGCCGGCCAGCGCGGCTGGCTCGGCCAGTCGGGTCCCGTCAACAACAACGCCGGTCGGCCCGCGCACTCGGGCTCCTGGAAGCTGTGGCTCGGTGGCAACGGTCACCCGTCCATCGACCAGGTCCAGCAGACGGTCACCGTCCCGGCCGGTTCGCCGAAGCTGACCTACTGGGTCGCCATCGACACCGCCGAGACCTCCTCCCTGGTCGGCTTCGACCGCGCCCAGGTCATGGTCAACAACACGCCCGTGGCGTCCTACAGCAACATGGACAAGACCTCGGGCTACGTGCAGAAGACCGTCGACCTGACCGCCTACGCCGGCAAGCGGGTCACGCTGACCTTCCGGGCGCTCGAGGACTACGGCAAGCAGACCTCGTTCGTCTTCGACGACGTGTCCGTGGGCTGA
- the sucC gene encoding ADP-forming succinate--CoA ligase subunit beta, translating to MDLFEYQARDMFEKHGVPVLAGKTAETPAAARAAAEEIGPRSGGVTVVKAQVKTGGRGKAGGVKVAKTAEEAEQFAQQILGMDIKGHTVHTVMIAQGAKIAEEYYFSLLLDRANRTYLAMCSKEGGMEIEQLAVERPEALARVAVDPQVGIDQAKAEEIVAAARFDAETGAKVAPVLQKLWEVYRDEDATLVEVNPLVKTEDGEVVALDGKVTLDDNASFRQPEHSTLVDEKTEDPLEAKAKAMHLNYVKLDGNVGIIGNGAGLVMSTLDVVAYAGQDHTGGVSKPANFLDIGGGASAEVMANGLDVILGDEQVKSVFVNVFGGITACDAVANGIVGALKTLGNSATKPLVVRLDGNNVEEGRRILSDFNHPLVTVEETMDGAARKAAELAAK from the coding sequence GTGGATCTTTTCGAGTACCAGGCACGTGACATGTTCGAGAAGCACGGCGTGCCGGTCCTGGCGGGCAAGACCGCCGAGACCCCAGCGGCCGCCCGCGCTGCTGCCGAGGAGATCGGACCCCGGTCCGGCGGCGTCACGGTCGTCAAGGCCCAGGTCAAGACCGGGGGCCGTGGCAAGGCCGGCGGCGTCAAGGTCGCGAAGACCGCGGAGGAGGCGGAGCAGTTCGCCCAGCAGATCCTCGGCATGGACATCAAGGGCCACACCGTCCACACCGTGATGATCGCCCAGGGCGCCAAGATCGCGGAGGAGTACTACTTCTCGCTCCTGCTGGACCGCGCCAACCGCACCTACCTGGCGATGTGCAGCAAGGAGGGCGGCATGGAGATCGAGCAGCTCGCCGTCGAGCGGCCCGAGGCCCTCGCCCGCGTTGCCGTCGACCCCCAGGTCGGGATCGACCAGGCCAAGGCCGAGGAGATCGTCGCGGCCGCCCGCTTCGACGCGGAGACCGGCGCCAAGGTCGCCCCGGTCCTGCAGAAGCTCTGGGAGGTCTACCGTGACGAGGACGCCACGCTCGTCGAGGTCAACCCCCTCGTCAAGACCGAGGACGGCGAGGTCGTCGCCCTCGACGGCAAGGTCACCCTGGACGACAACGCCTCGTTCCGTCAGCCGGAGCACTCCACCCTGGTCGACGAGAAGACCGAGGACCCGCTGGAGGCCAAGGCCAAGGCGATGCACCTCAACTACGTCAAGCTCGACGGCAACGTCGGCATCATCGGCAACGGCGCCGGCCTGGTCATGAGCACCCTGGACGTCGTGGCCTATGCCGGGCAGGACCACACCGGAGGGGTCTCCAAGCCCGCCAACTTCCTCGACATCGGCGGCGGCGCCTCGGCCGAGGTGATGGCCAACGGTCTGGACGTCATCCTCGGCGACGAGCAGGTCAAGTCCGTGTTCGTGAACGTCTTCGGCGGGATCACCGCCTGCGACGCGGTCGCCAACGGCATCGTCGGTGCCCTCAAGACCCTCGGCAACTCGGCCACCAAGCCGCTCGTCGTGCGTCTGGACGGCAACAACGTGGAGGAGGGTCGCCGGATCCTCTCCGACTTCAACCACCCGCTGGTCACCGTCGAGGAGACCATGGACGGCGCCGCCCGCAAGGCCGCCGAGCTGGCCGCCAAGTAA
- the sucD gene encoding succinate--CoA ligase subunit alpha, producing MAIFLNADSKVIVQGMTGSEGMKHTTRMLASGTDIVGGVNPKKAGQTVDFPGDKQIPVFGSVKEAMEATGADVTVVFVPPAFTKSAVVEAVDAGIGLCVVITEGVAVKDTAEFFNYAKDKGTTRIIGPNCPGIISPGQSNAGIIPADIAGAGKIGLVSKSGTLTYQMMYELRDFGFTTAVGIGGDPVIGTTHIDCLEAFEKDPETVAIVMIGEIGGDAEERAAKYIQENVTKPVVGYVAGFTAPEGKTMGHAGAIVSGGAGTAAAKKEALEAAGVKVGKTPSETAALMREIMQGR from the coding sequence ATGGCTATCTTCCTCAACGCGGACTCCAAGGTCATCGTCCAGGGCATGACCGGCTCCGAGGGCATGAAGCACACCACGCGCATGCTCGCGTCCGGCACCGACATCGTCGGCGGCGTCAACCCCAAGAAGGCCGGCCAGACGGTCGACTTCCCGGGCGACAAGCAGATCCCGGTCTTCGGGTCGGTCAAGGAGGCCATGGAGGCCACCGGCGCAGACGTCACCGTGGTCTTCGTGCCCCCGGCCTTCACCAAGTCCGCCGTCGTCGAGGCCGTCGACGCGGGCATCGGCCTGTGCGTGGTCATCACCGAGGGCGTCGCCGTCAAGGACACCGCGGAGTTCTTCAACTACGCCAAGGACAAGGGCACGACCCGCATCATCGGCCCCAACTGCCCGGGCATCATCAGCCCCGGCCAGTCCAACGCCGGCATCATCCCGGCCGACATCGCGGGCGCCGGCAAGATCGGACTGGTCTCCAAGTCCGGCACCCTGACCTACCAGATGATGTACGAGCTGCGTGACTTCGGCTTCACCACGGCCGTCGGCATCGGCGGCGACCCGGTCATCGGGACGACCCACATCGACTGCCTCGAGGCCTTCGAGAAGGACCCGGAGACCGTTGCCATCGTCATGATCGGCGAGATCGGCGGCGACGCCGAGGAGCGGGCCGCGAAGTACATCCAGGAGAACGTCACCAAGCCGGTCGTCGGCTACGTGGCCGGTTTCACCGCGCCGGAGGGCAAGACCATGGGTCATGCCGGCGCCATCGTCTCCGGCGGCGCGGGCACCGCGGCCGCCAAGAAGGAGGCGCTGGAGGCTGCGGGCGTCAAGGTCGGCAAGACGCCCTCCGAGACGGCTGCCCTCATGCGCGAGATCATGCAGGGCCGCTGA
- a CDS encoding DUF6350 family protein, producing the protein MSETTRFRLPALTATSAPLRRPARAALVAVLSSWVPLALLTVVGWAGSARTTVGWGDALGVASLAWVTAHLGALRAGETTLALSPLLLTLLPLAACAAAGRSLSGPVQDDRSPRIPRLGGMRQGVVALVGCFVLTYAALGLVVAAHAATMPVSPVWPVTVGGCLLVPMVGGAVGLRHELVSPELAPVWHDKAGQLLPVPVRRALSAGVRGVGVLLLVGLLPAAVALVWHLGRVRDLTGELDAGPLGTVVLALAQLAWLPNVAAWGLSWVAGPGFTVGLGSAYTWQESRSGLLPMVPVLGALPDNGTLPSWVMAAGVLPVVVGALTTWWAVNRVSVLASLAGKALAALGAWVVLVLGTAVVLWTSGGSLGAKALAEIGPRVLPTTAAVAGETALGGLLMLALVWRRYHR; encoded by the coding sequence ATGAGTGAGACAACGCGCTTCCGCCTCCCCGCCCTCACCGCGACCAGCGCCCCGCTGCGCCGACCGGCCCGTGCTGCCCTGGTGGCCGTGCTGTCGAGCTGGGTGCCCCTCGCGCTGCTGACCGTCGTCGGATGGGCGGGGTCGGCGCGGACCACCGTCGGCTGGGGCGACGCCCTCGGGGTCGCGAGCCTGGCCTGGGTCACGGCGCACCTGGGGGCGTTGCGGGCGGGGGAGACGACCCTGGCGCTGTCGCCGCTGCTGCTGACCCTGCTGCCGCTGGCGGCCTGCGCCGCGGCCGGTCGGTCCCTGTCGGGGCCGGTCCAGGACGACCGCAGCCCGCGGATCCCCCGGCTCGGGGGGATGCGTCAGGGGGTGGTCGCGCTCGTGGGGTGTTTCGTCCTGACCTACGCGGCGCTGGGTCTCGTGGTGGCTGCGCACGCCGCCACCATGCCGGTGTCCCCGGTCTGGCCGGTCACGGTGGGCGGGTGCCTGCTGGTGCCCATGGTGGGCGGCGCGGTGGGGCTCCGGCACGAGCTGGTCTCGCCCGAGCTGGCCCCGGTCTGGCACGACAAGGCCGGGCAGCTGCTGCCCGTGCCGGTCCGCCGCGCCCTGTCCGCCGGCGTCCGGGGAGTCGGGGTCCTGCTGCTCGTCGGTCTGCTCCCGGCGGCGGTCGCCCTGGTGTGGCACCTGGGCCGGGTCCGGGACCTCACCGGTGAGCTCGACGCGGGGCCCCTCGGCACCGTCGTCCTCGCGCTCGCCCAGCTGGCCTGGCTGCCGAACGTCGCCGCGTGGGGGCTGTCCTGGGTGGCGGGTCCGGGCTTCACCGTCGGGCTCGGATCGGCCTACACCTGGCAGGAGTCGCGGTCCGGCCTGCTCCCGATGGTGCCCGTCCTCGGGGCCCTGCCGGACAACGGGACGCTGCCCTCGTGGGTCATGGCCGCGGGCGTGCTGCCGGTGGTCGTGGGCGCGCTGACCACCTGGTGGGCCGTCAACCGGGTCAGTGTGCTGGCGTCCCTGGCGGGCAAGGCCCTGGCTGCCCTCGGCGCGTGGGTGGTCCTGGTCCTCGGGACCGCGGTGGTGCTGTGGACCTCCGGCGGCTCGCTCGGTGCCAAGGCCCTCGCCGAGATCGGGCCGCGGGTGCTCCCGACGACGGCCGCGGTGGCCGGTGAGACCGCGCTGGGCGGGCTGCTGATGCTGGCCCTGGTATGGCGCCGCTACCACCGTTAG
- the purN gene encoding phosphoribosylglycinamide formyltransferase encodes MSDAPVTSPLSVVVLVSGSGTLLQALLDASADPVLGVRIVTVGADRDGIAGLERARRAGVPTFVVRPGDFTDRAAWDIALADEIGRHAPDLVVSAGFMRILGERVLAGPPVINTHPALLPSFPGAHGVRDALAHGVAITGTTCHLVDAGVDTGPIITQRAVAVADDDTEDTLHERIKVAEREMLVDVVGRMARDGWRVDGRRVRIGAPGRPGAVGPGAA; translated from the coding sequence GTGAGTGACGCTCCCGTGACCTCCCCCCTGTCCGTCGTGGTGCTCGTCTCCGGGTCCGGGACGCTGCTGCAGGCCCTGCTCGACGCAAGCGCGGACCCGGTGCTCGGCGTGCGGATCGTCACGGTGGGCGCCGACCGGGACGGGATCGCCGGACTGGAGCGGGCGCGGCGGGCTGGTGTCCCGACCTTCGTGGTCCGGCCGGGGGACTTCACCGACCGCGCCGCGTGGGACATCGCTCTCGCCGACGAGATCGGTCGCCACGCGCCGGATCTCGTGGTCAGCGCCGGCTTCATGCGGATCCTGGGCGAGCGCGTGCTCGCCGGCCCGCCGGTGATCAACACCCACCCGGCGCTGCTGCCCAGCTTCCCGGGAGCGCACGGCGTGCGTGACGCCCTCGCCCACGGCGTCGCGATCACCGGCACTACCTGCCACCTCGTCGACGCCGGGGTCGACACCGGCCCGATCATCACCCAGCGCGCGGTCGCCGTCGCCGACGACGACACCGAGGACACCCTCCACGAACGCATCAAGGTGGCCGAGCGCGAGATGCTCGTCGACGTCGTGGGTCGGATGGCGCGCGACGGGTGGCGGGTCGACGGACGGCGGGTCCGGATCGGCGCTCCCGGCCGACCCGGCGCGGTCGGACCCGGAGCGGCCTGA
- the purH gene encoding bifunctional phosphoribosylaminoimidazolecarboxamide formyltransferase/IMP cyclohydrolase, translating to MSGTDLGRRPVRRALISVYDKTGLEELVRGLHDAGVELVSTGGSARLIGDLGLPVTPVEELTGFPECLEGRVKTLHPRVHAGILADTRKDDHLRQLAELEVAPFELVVVNLYPFTATVASGAGADECVEQIDIGGPSMVRAAAKNHPSVAVVVDPTRYADVLAAVQAGGFTLDERTVLAAQAFAHTAAYDVAVASWMAARHVPVPEGEQGGFPGFIGQTWTKAEDLRYGENPHQHAALYRGEGSGVASAELLHGKAMSFNNYVDTDAAVRAAHDHGRLPAVAVVKHANPCGIAVGRPGDDIAEVHRRAHECDPLSAFGGVIATNQTVTRAMAETVKDIFTEVVAAPDFEPEALEILRQKKNIRLLRLPADVRADATLEVRPISGGLLVQETDRIDAVVEPGEDDRPTAGHGDAPLHWTLVAGPSADDQTLVDLDFAWKAVRAVKSNAILLAKDAASVGIGMGQVNRVDSCRLAVERAGSERAQGAVAASDAFFPFADGPQILLDAGVRAIVAPGGSMRDDETIAACERAGVTLYFTGTRHFAH from the coding sequence ATGTCTGGCACCGATCTCGGGCGTCGGCCCGTCCGCCGAGCCCTCATCTCCGTCTACGACAAGACCGGCCTGGAGGAGCTCGTCCGCGGCCTCCACGACGCGGGCGTCGAGCTCGTCTCCACCGGCGGCTCCGCCCGCCTCATCGGCGACCTCGGGCTGCCGGTGACCCCGGTCGAGGAGCTGACCGGCTTCCCCGAGTGCCTCGAGGGGCGCGTCAAGACCCTCCACCCGCGGGTGCACGCGGGGATCCTCGCCGACACCCGCAAGGACGACCACCTGCGCCAGCTCGCCGAGCTCGAGGTCGCCCCCTTCGAGCTCGTGGTGGTCAACCTCTATCCCTTCACCGCGACGGTGGCCTCCGGGGCCGGCGCCGACGAGTGCGTCGAGCAGATCGACATCGGCGGCCCCTCGATGGTCCGCGCGGCGGCCAAGAACCACCCCAGCGTCGCCGTCGTCGTCGACCCCACGCGCTACGCCGACGTGCTGGCGGCGGTGCAGGCGGGCGGTTTCACGCTCGACGAGCGCACGGTGCTGGCGGCCCAGGCCTTCGCGCACACCGCGGCCTACGACGTGGCGGTCGCGTCCTGGATGGCCGCGCGCCACGTGCCGGTCCCCGAGGGCGAGCAGGGCGGCTTCCCGGGCTTCATCGGCCAGACCTGGACCAAGGCCGAGGACCTGCGGTATGGCGAGAACCCCCACCAGCACGCCGCGCTCTACCGCGGCGAGGGCTCCGGGGTCGCCTCCGCCGAGCTGCTGCACGGCAAGGCGATGTCCTTCAACAACTACGTCGACACCGACGCCGCGGTCCGGGCCGCCCACGACCACGGTCGGCTGCCGGCCGTGGCCGTCGTCAAGCACGCCAACCCCTGCGGGATCGCCGTGGGCCGCCCCGGCGACGACATCGCCGAGGTGCACCGGCGGGCCCACGAGTGCGACCCGCTGTCGGCCTTCGGGGGCGTCATCGCCACCAACCAGACCGTCACCCGGGCCATGGCCGAGACCGTCAAGGACATCTTCACCGAGGTCGTGGCGGCCCCCGACTTCGAGCCCGAGGCGCTGGAGATCCTGCGGCAGAAGAAGAACATCCGGCTGCTGCGCCTGCCCGCCGACGTGCGCGCCGACGCGACGCTGGAGGTCCGGCCCATCTCCGGCGGGCTGCTCGTCCAGGAGACCGACCGGATCGACGCGGTCGTCGAGCCGGGCGAGGACGACAGGCCCACCGCCGGGCACGGGGACGCCCCCCTGCACTGGACCCTCGTCGCCGGGCCGTCCGCCGACGACCAGACCCTCGTGGACCTCGACTTCGCGTGGAAGGCCGTGCGCGCCGTCAAGTCCAACGCGATCCTGCTCGCCAAGGACGCCGCCTCCGTCGGCATCGGCATGGGGCAGGTGAACCGGGTCGACTCCTGCCGCCTCGCGGTCGAGCGGGCCGGGAGCGAGCGGGCCCAGGGTGCGGTCGCGGCCTCGGACGCCTTCTTCCCCTTCGCCGACGGCCCGCAGATCCTGCTCGACGCGGGCGTGCGGGCGATCGTCGCCCCGGGCGGGTCGATGCGGGACGACGAGACCATCGCCGCGTGCGAGCGCGCCGGGGTGACGCTGTACTTCACCGGGACCCGCCACTTTGCCCACTGA
- a CDS encoding DMT family transporter — protein MPTDEPAAAPGTAAAGDREPREGRPVVALSAAAALLVGALASVQSRANAELAGTFGSAVDAALWSFGSGWVLLLLAVLTRPGVREGLRRVAQGVRAGRMRLWTTLGGLLGAFFVGVQSSSVPELGVALFTVAIVGGQTANALVVDRLGLGPAGRVPVSAGRVAAALLTFVGVGVAALARGGAHGSSGIPLLPLVLTLLAGAGMAVQQAINGRVNALSQDVLATTAINFTWGLLALAGWATALAARGQLHPPRTWAAPWWAFVGGVLGLVFVGVGAVVVRHLGVLVAALMTLTGQLVSAVLLDLLTPATRGQVGPQLLLGVGLTLLAALGAGVAAQRRR, from the coding sequence TTGCCCACTGACGAGCCCGCGGCCGCCCCGGGCACCGCAGCAGCCGGCGACCGGGAGCCCCGCGAGGGGCGCCCGGTCGTGGCCCTGTCGGCCGCGGCGGCCCTGCTCGTGGGCGCCCTCGCGTCCGTGCAGTCCCGGGCCAACGCCGAGCTCGCCGGGACCTTCGGGTCCGCGGTCGACGCCGCCCTGTGGAGCTTCGGGTCCGGGTGGGTCCTGCTCCTGCTGGCCGTGCTGACCCGCCCCGGCGTGCGCGAAGGCCTGCGGCGCGTGGCTCAGGGGGTGCGGGCGGGGCGGATGCGCCTGTGGACCACCCTCGGCGGTCTGCTCGGCGCCTTCTTCGTCGGGGTGCAGTCCTCCTCGGTGCCCGAGCTGGGCGTCGCGCTGTTCACCGTCGCGATCGTCGGTGGCCAGACCGCCAACGCCCTGGTCGTCGACCGGCTCGGCCTCGGCCCCGCAGGGCGGGTGCCGGTGTCCGCCGGGCGGGTGGCTGCGGCGCTGCTCACCTTCGTGGGGGTAGGGGTGGCGGCCCTGGCCAGGGGAGGAGCGCACGGGTCCTCCGGCATACCGCTGCTGCCGCTGGTGCTCACCCTGCTCGCCGGCGCGGGCATGGCCGTGCAGCAGGCGATCAACGGGCGCGTCAACGCGCTCAGCCAGGACGTGCTCGCCACGACCGCCATCAACTTCACCTGGGGTCTGCTCGCCCTCGCCGGCTGGGCCACGGCCCTGGCCGCCCGGGGGCAGCTGCACCCGCCGCGCACCTGGGCGGCGCCGTGGTGGGCCTTCGTGGGTGGCGTCCTCGGCCTCGTCTTCGTCGGGGTGGGGGCGGTGGTCGTGCGACACCTCGGCGTGCTCGTCGCCGCGCTGATGACGCTCACGGGACAGCTCGTCTCGGCCGTCCTGCTCGACCTGCTGACCCCGGCCACGCGCGGCCAGGTTGGCCCGCAGCTGCTGCTCGGCGTGGGTCTGACGCTGCTCGCCGCGCTAGGGGCGGGGGTGGCGGCGCAGCGCCGGCGGTGA
- a CDS encoding bifunctional methylenetetrahydrofolate dehydrogenase/methenyltetrahydrofolate cyclohydrolase: MTATLLDGKATLATIKSELKERVAALKEQGITPGLGTVLVGDDPASTWYVGAKHKDCAEVGIASIQRHLPATATQAEVEAVVDELNADPGCTGFLVQQPTGLDDTAILARVAPAKDVDGLNPVNLGNLVLGVPAPLPCTPMGVVELCRRYDVPLKGAEVVVIGRGITVGRPLGLILTRKSENATVTLCHTGTRDLAAHTRQADIVVAAAGVHNILTADMVKPGAAVFDVGVSRVTGEDGKSKVAGDIHPDVMEVAGWMTPNPGGVGPMTRALLLSNIVESAERAARERA, encoded by the coding sequence GTGACTGCGACACTCCTCGACGGCAAGGCCACGCTGGCCACCATCAAGTCCGAGCTCAAGGAGCGCGTGGCCGCGCTCAAGGAGCAGGGCATCACCCCCGGTCTGGGCACCGTCCTCGTGGGCGACGACCCGGCGAGCACCTGGTATGTCGGTGCCAAGCACAAGGACTGCGCCGAGGTCGGCATCGCCTCGATCCAGCGCCACCTGCCGGCCACCGCCACCCAGGCCGAGGTCGAGGCGGTCGTGGACGAGCTCAACGCCGACCCGGGCTGCACCGGCTTCCTCGTGCAGCAGCCCACCGGTCTGGACGACACCGCGATCCTGGCCCGGGTCGCCCCGGCCAAGGACGTCGACGGGCTCAACCCCGTCAACCTCGGCAACCTCGTCCTCGGCGTCCCCGCCCCGCTGCCCTGCACCCCGATGGGTGTCGTCGAGCTCTGCCGCCGCTACGACGTCCCGCTCAAGGGCGCCGAGGTCGTCGTGATCGGCCGCGGCATCACCGTGGGCCGGCCCCTCGGGCTGATCCTCACCCGCAAGTCGGAGAACGCCACGGTCACCCTGTGCCACACCGGCACCCGCGACCTGGCCGCCCACACCCGGCAGGCCGACATCGTCGTCGCCGCCGCGGGCGTCCACAACATCCTGACCGCCGACATGGTCAAGCCGGGCGCCGCGGTCTTCGACGTGGGCGTGTCCCGCGTGACGGGCGAGGACGGCAAGTCCAAGGTCGCCGGTGACATCCACCCCGACGTCATGGAGGTCGCCGGCTGGATGACCCCCAACCCGGGCGGCGTCGGCCCGATGACCCGCGCGCTGCTGCTGAGCAACATCGTCGAGTCCGCCGAGCGCGCGGCCCGCGAGCGCGCATGA
- a CDS encoding DUF3017 domain-containing protein — translation MTSSVGLGRLGLWWLLAFGCVSALAVLAAGAPRLGGNILAASFVGAAVLRLVLPTSLVGGLAIRPRALDVVMYLTFALVVLVGSNAVNWHPPR, via the coding sequence ATGACCTCCTCCGTCGGGCTGGGGCGCCTGGGCCTGTGGTGGCTGCTGGCGTTCGGCTGCGTGTCCGCCCTGGCGGTCCTCGCGGCGGGGGCTCCCCGGCTCGGCGGCAACATCCTCGCCGCGTCCTTCGTGGGCGCGGCGGTCCTGCGGCTCGTGCTGCCCACCTCCCTGGTGGGTGGGCTGGCGATCCGTCCCCGGGCCCTCGACGTGGTCATGTACCTCACCTTCGCCCTGGTGGTGCTGGTCGGCTCCAACGCCGTCAACTGGCATCCCCCGCGCTGA